From Natrinema amylolyticum, the proteins below share one genomic window:
- a CDS encoding DUF4097 family beta strand repeat-containing protein: MGSNVSRRRVLAGCGLGVLASLAGCLATGRGETETVTETYGTDDYSAISLSGENGSVTVEGGQGDAIEVRGRKAAPTEDTLESLTVEASSDDGLLEIDAQQEDVPFLFGPDPKLDLEATVPDGVRVARAATTNGDIDVRDVTGELEADTTNGQIDVQGVDGGFVAESTNGAVQAAGVSGDVRAETTNGDIEVTAAGGDSDGDLIAESTNGAVTVRVPPSLDATVSASTTNGAISLAGFDDANASSDDSIDVTLGDGTRRIRLETTNGDITVRAADEE, from the coding sequence ATGGGATCGAACGTCTCGCGACGGCGCGTTCTCGCCGGGTGCGGACTCGGTGTCCTCGCGTCGCTCGCCGGCTGTCTCGCGACCGGCCGAGGGGAAACGGAGACCGTGACCGAAACGTATGGGACCGACGACTACAGTGCGATCTCGCTGTCCGGCGAGAACGGCTCGGTGACCGTCGAGGGAGGGCAAGGAGACGCGATCGAGGTTCGCGGTCGCAAGGCGGCCCCGACCGAAGACACCCTCGAGTCGCTGACGGTCGAGGCCAGCAGCGACGATGGACTCCTCGAGATCGATGCACAGCAGGAGGACGTTCCGTTCCTGTTCGGCCCCGATCCGAAACTGGACCTCGAGGCGACGGTTCCCGACGGCGTTCGAGTCGCTCGCGCGGCGACGACGAACGGCGATATCGACGTCCGCGACGTGACCGGCGAACTGGAAGCAGACACGACGAACGGTCAAATCGACGTACAGGGCGTCGACGGCGGATTCGTCGCCGAGAGTACCAACGGCGCCGTGCAGGCAGCCGGAGTCAGCGGCGACGTTCGCGCAGAGACGACCAACGGGGACATCGAGGTCACTGCGGCGGGCGGTGACAGCGACGGCGACCTAATTGCCGAGAGCACTAACGGAGCAGTCACCGTTCGCGTACCGCCGTCGCTCGACGCGACCGTCAGCGCCTCGACGACGAACGGTGCAATTTCGCTGGCGGGATTCGACGACGCGAACGCCTCGAGCGACGATTCGATCGACGTGACGCTCGGCGACGGAACGCGACGGATCCGACTCGAGACGACCAACGGCGATATCACGGTTCGAGCCGCGGACGAGGAATAA
- the ribH gene encoding 6,7-dimethyl-8-ribityllumazine synthase — translation MTTLGLVVAEFNRPITEQMEQEAFEAATAAGAEVYETVHVPGAYDAPLAADRLARLDDVDAVAVIGTVITGDTDHDQVITDATAQRLSDVSLERDTPVTLGVTGPGMSAAEARERVENAAKAVDGALDLVDELPDPSSAVDSHQ, via the coding sequence ATGACCACGCTCGGACTGGTGGTCGCGGAATTCAACCGACCGATCACCGAGCAGATGGAGCAGGAGGCGTTCGAGGCGGCCACCGCCGCGGGTGCCGAGGTGTACGAGACGGTCCACGTCCCGGGGGCGTACGACGCGCCGCTGGCCGCCGACCGGCTCGCCCGCCTCGACGATGTCGATGCCGTCGCCGTCATCGGAACCGTCATCACCGGTGACACGGATCACGACCAGGTGATCACCGACGCCACCGCACAGCGACTCTCCGACGTGAGTCTCGAGCGCGACACGCCCGTGACCCTCGGCGTGACCGGTCCCGGCATGTCCGCGGCCGAGGCGCGCGAACGCGTGGAGAACGCCGCGAAAGCCGTCGACGGCGCGCTCGATCTCGTCGACGAACTACCCGACCCCAGTTCCGCCGTAGATTCCCACCAATGA
- a CDS encoding pyridoxal phosphate-dependent aminotransferase, whose amino-acid sequence MTMEFTDRVNRVEPSATLAISALATELEAEGADVVDLSVGEPDFPTPENIIEAGQDAMDAGHTGYTTSAGILELREAIADKLADDGLDHNTDEIIVTPGAKQALYEIVQSLIGEGDEVALLDPAWVSYEAMVKMAGGDLTRVDLSETDFQLEPALDELAAAVSDETELLIVNSPSNPTGAVYSDAALEGVRGLAVEHDITVISDEIYKEITYGVEPTSLGTLEGMADRTVTVNGFSKAYSMTGWRLGYFAGPEELIDQAGKLHSHSVSSAVNFVQHAGLEALETEDAVTEMVEAFEERRDLVVDLLAEYDVDVAVPEGAFYMMLPVDDDDQAWCEGAIEDAHVATVPGSAFGTPGYARISYAASEERLEEGIERLAEEGYL is encoded by the coding sequence ATGACGATGGAATTCACCGACCGCGTAAACCGAGTCGAACCGTCCGCAACGCTCGCCATCTCCGCGCTCGCCACCGAACTCGAGGCCGAGGGCGCAGACGTCGTCGACCTCTCCGTCGGCGAGCCCGACTTCCCCACGCCCGAGAACATCATCGAAGCGGGCCAGGACGCGATGGACGCCGGCCACACCGGCTACACCACCTCCGCTGGCATCCTCGAACTGCGGGAGGCGATCGCCGACAAACTGGCCGACGACGGCCTCGATCACAACACGGACGAGATCATCGTCACGCCCGGTGCGAAGCAGGCCCTCTACGAGATCGTCCAGTCCCTGATCGGTGAGGGCGACGAGGTCGCCCTGCTCGACCCCGCGTGGGTCTCCTACGAGGCCATGGTCAAGATGGCCGGCGGCGACCTCACCCGCGTCGACCTCTCCGAGACCGACTTCCAGCTCGAGCCCGCGCTCGACGAGCTCGCGGCCGCGGTCTCCGACGAGACCGAACTGCTGATCGTCAACTCGCCGTCGAACCCCACCGGCGCGGTCTACTCCGACGCCGCGCTCGAGGGCGTCCGCGGTCTGGCCGTCGAGCACGACATCACCGTCATCTCCGACGAGATCTACAAGGAGATCACCTACGGCGTCGAACCGACGAGCCTCGGCACTCTCGAGGGCATGGCCGACCGCACCGTCACCGTCAACGGGTTCTCGAAGGCCTACTCGATGACCGGCTGGCGGCTCGGCTACTTCGCCGGTCCCGAGGAACTGATCGACCAGGCCGGCAAGCTCCACAGCCACTCGGTCTCCTCGGCCGTGAACTTCGTCCAGCACGCCGGTCTCGAGGCCCTCGAGACCGAGGACGCCGTCACCGAGATGGTCGAAGCCTTCGAAGAGCGCCGCGACCTGGTCGTCGACCTGCTCGCCGAGTACGACGTCGACGTCGCCGTTCCCGAAGGCGCATTCTACATGATGCTGCCCGTCGACGACGACGATCAGGCGTGGTGTGAAGGCGCGATCGAAGACGCCCACGTCGCGACCGTCCCCGGCAGCGCGTTCGGAACTCCCGGCTACGCGCGGATCTCGTACGCCGCGAGCGAGGAACGCCTCGAGGAAGGTATCGAGCGGCTGGCCGAAGAAGGCTACCTGTAA
- a CDS encoding HNH endonuclease, protein MDCPTCGNSLPTERGMRQHHTKVHDEPLPNRTCRGCGLEFYDPKARREFCEDCNPNAGEHNGNWKGGKETTSCNRCGSTFKYYPSDKPGLYCSDCVEDADVFLGTPYYEYHDIKRVQRVCEWCGRISTLLESKAEREPARFCSQNCLSHWLSDQWGDSENPYNGRWRDVKRNALERDDHTCQHCGITREEIGHEPDVHHIIPVREFNDPQLAHTLDNVISLCRSCHRYAEIEMIDELSPSPTHGKQ, encoded by the coding sequence ATGGACTGTCCGACGTGTGGCAACTCCCTGCCCACCGAGCGAGGAATGCGACAGCACCACACGAAGGTACACGACGAGCCGCTCCCGAATCGGACGTGTCGCGGCTGTGGACTCGAGTTCTACGATCCGAAAGCGCGGCGCGAGTTCTGCGAGGACTGTAATCCGAACGCGGGAGAACACAACGGGAACTGGAAAGGCGGGAAGGAGACTACGTCGTGCAATCGCTGTGGATCGACGTTCAAATACTATCCGTCCGACAAACCGGGGCTCTACTGTTCGGACTGCGTCGAAGATGCCGATGTGTTTCTCGGGACACCCTATTACGAATACCACGACATAAAACGAGTACAGCGAGTCTGTGAGTGGTGCGGTCGGATATCGACTCTGCTCGAGTCGAAAGCTGAACGGGAACCGGCCCGATTTTGCAGTCAGAACTGTCTCAGCCATTGGTTATCCGATCAGTGGGGAGACTCCGAAAATCCATACAATGGTCGCTGGAGGGACGTAAAGCGGAACGCACTGGAACGAGACGATCATACCTGCCAGCACTGTGGTATCACTCGTGAGGAAATCGGCCACGAACCGGACGTTCATCACATCATCCCGGTTCGAGAATTCAATGATCCGCAGCTTGCACACACTCTTGACAACGTCATTTCTCTTTGTCGAAGCTGCCATCGATACGCCGAAATTGAAATGATCGACGAGCTTTCACCCTCTCCGACTCACGGGAAACAATAA
- a CDS encoding phosphoglucosamine mutase, whose translation MFVTNEISRTGGADVTAARALSIGRAIASDGSDRVVVGRDARESVPILVDAVIAGLRECGADVLEAGVAPTPTIARAVLRTDANAGIAVTASHDPKPDDGIKLLSWTGKAFSPEHRDAIAARVDRDEYDLQPRDGRGSVESMGDAIDRHATELVEAVSIADPPSVAVDVGNGTGGITARVLSELGCDVITLTGQRDWDFPGRPSEPIRETLGELSSLVGATDARLGIAHDGDADRMLAVDETGTVVPRDVLLALFARETATDGDIVAAPVGTSMAVDDALAAVGATVSRTRVGDTFVADCTTWPDVVFGGDPSGAWIWPDETPCPDGPLAACKLVELVADRGPLSSLVEDVETYPIRRASVAVEEKTAVMDQVRECARERYDDVDTLDGVYIDVDDGWILLRASDTEPVVRLTAEARDEFRAERLEADAVGLLETAIATVSGIRP comes from the coding sequence ATGTTTGTCACGAACGAGATCAGCAGGACGGGCGGTGCCGACGTCACGGCTGCACGTGCGCTCTCGATCGGACGCGCCATCGCGTCCGACGGCTCCGATCGCGTCGTCGTCGGGCGCGACGCTCGAGAGAGCGTGCCGATACTGGTCGATGCGGTAATCGCCGGCCTTCGAGAGTGCGGCGCGGACGTTCTCGAGGCCGGCGTCGCACCGACGCCGACGATCGCGAGAGCGGTCTTACGGACGGACGCGAACGCGGGGATCGCCGTCACGGCGTCTCACGATCCCAAACCGGACGACGGGATCAAACTCCTGTCGTGGACCGGGAAGGCGTTCAGTCCCGAGCACCGCGATGCGATCGCCGCTCGAGTCGACCGCGACGAGTACGATCTGCAACCCAGAGACGGCAGGGGCTCGGTCGAGTCGATGGGGGACGCGATCGATCGACACGCGACGGAGCTGGTCGAGGCCGTCTCGATAGCCGATCCGCCGAGCGTCGCCGTCGACGTCGGGAACGGCACCGGCGGGATCACGGCACGCGTGCTCTCGGAACTCGGCTGCGACGTGATCACGCTGACCGGGCAGCGAGACTGGGACTTTCCGGGGCGGCCGAGCGAGCCGATTCGAGAGACGCTCGGAGAGCTCTCGTCGCTCGTCGGAGCGACGGACGCGCGGCTCGGGATCGCTCACGACGGCGACGCCGACCGGATGCTGGCCGTCGACGAGACGGGGACCGTCGTCCCGAGAGACGTGCTTCTCGCCCTGTTCGCGCGCGAAACTGCGACCGACGGCGACATCGTCGCCGCGCCGGTCGGGACGAGCATGGCCGTCGACGATGCGCTCGCAGCCGTCGGCGCGACGGTGAGTCGAACGCGGGTCGGCGACACCTTCGTGGCCGACTGTACGACGTGGCCGGACGTCGTCTTCGGCGGCGACCCGAGCGGTGCATGGATCTGGCCGGACGAGACGCCGTGTCCCGACGGGCCGCTCGCCGCGTGCAAACTCGTCGAACTCGTCGCCGATCGCGGACCGCTGTCGTCGCTCGTCGAGGACGTCGAGACGTATCCGATTCGCCGCGCGTCGGTCGCGGTCGAGGAGAAAACCGCCGTGATGGATCAGGTTCGCGAGTGCGCCCGCGAGCGGTACGACGACGTCGATACGCTCGACGGCGTCTATATCGACGTCGACGACGGATGGATCCTCCTGCGTGCGAGCGACACCGAACCGGTCGTCCGTCTCACGGCCGAAGCGCGAGACGAATTTCGAGCCGAACGGCTGGAGGCCGACGCCGTCGGGCTCCTCGAGACCGCGATCGCGACGGTGTCTGGAATTCGACCGTGA
- a CDS encoding alkaline phosphatase family protein, producing the protein MTRTFGRDDATSTESTERESDGLDTLLIGIDAGCLPVFERLFEENRIPTIERLCSTGVTAPLESQIPPWTPSAWPSIYTGVNPGKHGVVGFVGYDGYDWHVTSNDDVHEHPLWTLLDRHDRSSVVVNAPVTHPPDEFDGAVIPGFLGPEDPPCHPDGLLDDVRDAIGEYRVYPNYTRDDDSLSDREKIEEYRELVRLRGEAFRYLADEFEPDFGFVQFQKTDTVFHEFSGERRHVDSVYEATDEQIGKILEACDPDRVFLVSDHGMGEYEGYEFRVNEYLRDMGYLETTTGGKGMPSWTPMRRRLREGEEYDTWEPGTVARAASVAARFGVTARRIRTVLERVGLADLAIEYAPSGVSRTANEQVDFAESEAYVRARTELGVRINLEGRDPTGVVPPEEYEELREELIRALQAVETPDGEPFFETVAPREQYFHGDEIDETVDIVTIPADFEHMLSEQLGDGDYFGPAEPWNHKLDGVFVAAGEGIDENAALERAHLFDVAPTIMAAMGVPYSDRMDGSVVPVVDSVEPMSYPAYEQGDDEIRPATDEDVTDRLADLGYMN; encoded by the coding sequence ATGACTCGGACGTTTGGCCGTGACGACGCGACATCGACTGAGAGTACCGAGCGCGAATCGGACGGGCTGGACACGCTCCTCATCGGGATCGATGCGGGATGTCTACCGGTCTTCGAGCGACTCTTCGAGGAGAACCGGATTCCGACCATCGAGCGGCTCTGTTCGACCGGCGTGACCGCACCGCTCGAGTCACAGATTCCGCCGTGGACGCCGAGCGCCTGGCCATCGATCTACACCGGCGTCAACCCCGGCAAACACGGCGTGGTCGGCTTCGTCGGCTACGACGGCTACGACTGGCACGTGACGAGCAACGACGACGTCCACGAGCATCCGCTGTGGACGCTGTTGGACCGACACGACCGTTCGAGCGTCGTCGTCAACGCACCGGTCACTCACCCACCGGACGAGTTCGACGGGGCGGTAATACCCGGGTTTCTCGGCCCCGAGGACCCGCCCTGTCACCCCGACGGGCTCCTCGACGACGTCCGCGACGCGATCGGGGAGTACCGCGTCTACCCGAACTATACGCGGGACGACGACTCGCTCTCCGATCGCGAGAAGATCGAGGAGTACCGGGAACTCGTCCGGCTGCGCGGCGAGGCGTTTCGCTACCTCGCCGACGAGTTCGAACCGGATTTCGGCTTCGTCCAGTTCCAGAAGACGGACACGGTCTTTCACGAGTTCAGTGGCGAACGACGACACGTCGACAGCGTCTACGAGGCGACCGACGAACAGATCGGAAAGATTCTCGAGGCCTGCGATCCGGACCGCGTCTTCCTGGTGAGCGACCACGGAATGGGCGAGTACGAGGGCTACGAGTTCCGGGTCAACGAGTACCTCCGCGACATGGGCTACCTCGAGACGACGACGGGCGGCAAGGGGATGCCGTCGTGGACGCCGATGCGCAGACGCCTCCGCGAGGGCGAGGAGTACGACACGTGGGAGCCGGGAACGGTCGCACGCGCAGCGTCGGTCGCTGCGCGGTTCGGCGTCACCGCTCGTCGAATACGAACGGTGCTCGAGCGGGTCGGGCTGGCGGACCTCGCGATCGAGTACGCGCCGAGCGGCGTCTCTCGGACGGCGAACGAACAGGTCGACTTCGCCGAATCGGAAGCGTACGTTCGTGCGCGGACCGAACTCGGCGTCCGGATCAATCTCGAGGGACGCGACCCGACGGGCGTCGTTCCGCCCGAGGAGTACGAGGAGCTCCGCGAGGAACTCATCCGGGCGCTACAGGCCGTCGAGACGCCCGACGGCGAGCCGTTCTTCGAGACGGTCGCGCCCCGCGAGCAGTACTTCCACGGCGACGAGATCGACGAGACGGTCGACATCGTCACGATTCCCGCCGACTTCGAACACATGCTCTCCGAGCAGTTGGGCGACGGCGACTACTTCGGTCCGGCCGAACCCTGGAATCACAAGCTCGACGGGGTCTTCGTCGCGGCGGGCGAGGGAATCGACGAGAACGCCGCGCTCGAGCGGGCGCACCTCTTCGACGTCGCGCCGACGATCATGGCCGCGATGGGGGTCCCCTACAGCGACCGCATGGACGGCAGCGTCGTTCCAGTCGTCGATTCGGTCGAACCGATGTCCTACCCGGCGTACGAACAGGGAGACGACGAGATCCGACCGGCGACGGACGAGGACGTCACCGATCGACTGGCCGATCTCGGGTACATGAACTGA
- a CDS encoding helix-turn-helix domain-containing protein, with the protein MGFIAAVHLVHDELPLAPTIARCSDVTLRYEYGTTTGERRLQFVSAFGDERAALEDAMAADPTVSDPTRVATFENRAVYRVAVDSDLEIVPDRCVEYGLFVFTVTSDDGGWIARIHLPDRDALSAFRAHCRDRGISFRVTQLYDSSATDDRTYSLTERQHEILMMAYYAGYFEVPRRVTQDDLADRLGISDSAVSQRLRRAVSELIAATLENDRTPDEYG; encoded by the coding sequence ATGGGATTCATCGCAGCAGTCCACCTCGTCCACGACGAGCTTCCGTTGGCTCCGACGATAGCGCGCTGTTCGGACGTGACGCTCAGGTACGAGTACGGGACGACGACCGGCGAGCGGCGCCTGCAGTTCGTGTCGGCCTTCGGCGACGAGCGCGCGGCCCTCGAGGACGCGATGGCCGCCGATCCGACCGTCTCGGACCCGACTCGGGTCGCGACGTTCGAGAACCGGGCGGTCTATCGCGTCGCCGTCGATAGCGATCTCGAGATCGTTCCCGATCGCTGCGTCGAGTACGGGCTGTTCGTCTTCACGGTCACGAGCGACGACGGGGGCTGGATCGCACGGATCCACCTCCCCGATCGGGACGCGCTGTCCGCGTTCCGGGCCCACTGTCGCGACCGCGGTATCTCGTTCCGCGTGACCCAGCTGTACGACTCGTCGGCGACCGACGATCGAACCTATTCCCTGACCGAACGACAGCACGAGATCCTCATGATGGCGTACTACGCCGGCTACTTCGAGGTGCCCCGGCGAGTCACCCAGGACGACCTCGCAGATCGACTCGGTATCTCGGATTCGGCGGTCTCCCAGCGGCTTCGACGCGCCGTCTCCGAACTGATCGCCGCGACACTCGAGAACGATCGCACGCCCGACGAATACGGCTGA
- a CDS encoding right-handed parallel beta-helix repeat-containing protein has protein sequence MAACAAGIGLSSTASAASEPYGDYYDDYQTVVDVTEAGADDTGTESITPVLEDLRGDETLLVFPEGEYYMDEQFRFTGFDNFGVVGENATLIPANFYDFNGPQYRLFRLGVSYNPGGTLRFEGFDVDQTAPDTGIRTIEAYADDRLEVRDVTINGYHDSGTWGPGLFNVTDPEGRGIVERFRAPDGGAWVNDTPNAGNRWRGPIGIEANENEGTLEFKRCWLGGFPNNGLYAAGGDGTVIVNGGLYRNSNGANVRVGGRDSEIRWPTVEVDSTRPEDESQRGIRIENGRNIEIYGATVEITSPKPTSHAISVMNTCESARIENTRLELEGGDINHGIVLSPECGEATIVDTEITHETAGGYPLWIRDSDRTEQVLAEQLTISGRAGDASGFRDGIRCERDNCRFSHVDVTQRGRDGADRNAIVNTGADLSVYQSELRASQYPYIDLGSDVLVRDSTLESSGGREAVCLYPSSTNPTFKKNRLVDGIRDLGASGVTTWENTYE, from the coding sequence GTGGCCGCGTGCGCCGCCGGAATCGGACTGAGCTCGACTGCCAGCGCAGCGTCGGAGCCGTACGGGGACTACTACGACGACTACCAAACCGTCGTGGACGTCACCGAGGCAGGAGCGGACGACACCGGGACCGAATCGATCACCCCCGTTCTCGAGGACCTCCGCGGTGACGAGACGCTGCTCGTGTTTCCCGAGGGGGAGTATTACATGGACGAACAGTTCAGGTTCACGGGTTTCGATAACTTCGGCGTCGTCGGGGAGAACGCGACGCTGATCCCGGCGAACTTCTACGATTTCAACGGGCCACAGTATCGACTGTTCCGTCTCGGTGTCTCGTACAATCCCGGGGGAACGCTCCGCTTCGAGGGGTTCGACGTCGATCAGACGGCACCCGACACGGGGATCAGGACGATCGAGGCCTACGCCGACGATCGACTCGAGGTGCGCGACGTGACGATCAACGGTTACCACGACAGCGGGACGTGGGGTCCGGGGCTGTTCAACGTCACCGACCCCGAGGGTCGAGGCATCGTCGAACGGTTCCGAGCACCGGACGGCGGCGCGTGGGTGAACGATACGCCGAACGCGGGCAACCGCTGGCGCGGCCCGATCGGCATCGAAGCGAACGAGAACGAGGGCACGCTCGAATTCAAGCGCTGCTGGCTCGGTGGCTTTCCGAACAACGGTCTCTACGCGGCGGGCGGCGACGGGACGGTCATCGTCAACGGGGGTCTCTATCGGAACAGCAACGGGGCGAACGTTCGCGTCGGCGGCCGAGACAGTGAGATTCGGTGGCCGACAGTCGAAGTCGACTCGACGCGCCCGGAGGACGAATCCCAGCGCGGCATTCGAATCGAGAACGGCCGAAACATCGAAATCTACGGGGCCACCGTCGAGATCACCTCTCCAAAGCCCACCAGCCACGCGATTTCGGTGATGAACACCTGCGAGAGCGCTCGAATCGAGAACACTCGTCTGGAGCTCGAGGGCGGGGACATCAACCACGGAATCGTCCTCTCGCCCGAGTGCGGCGAGGCGACGATCGTCGACACGGAGATCACCCACGAAACCGCGGGCGGCTATCCCCTCTGGATTCGGGACAGCGACCGCACCGAGCAGGTGCTCGCGGAGCAGCTTACGATTTCGGGACGCGCGGGCGATGCCAGCGGGTTCCGCGACGGCATTCGTTGCGAACGGGACAACTGTCGGTTCAGTCACGTCGACGTCACGCAGCGCGGACGCGACGGCGCGGATCGAAACGCCATCGTCAACACGGGCGCGGATCTGTCCGTCTACCAGAGCGAACTGCGGGCAAGTCAGTATCCGTACATCGACCTCGGATCCGACGTGCTCGTTCGCGACTCGACGCTCGAGTCGTCGGGCGGCCGCGAGGCCGTCTGCCTCTACCCGTCGTCGACGAACCCGACCTTCAAGAAGAACCGGCTGGTCGACGGGATTCGCGACCTCGGCGCGAGCGGCGTCACGACTTGGGAGAATACGTACGAGTAG
- a CDS encoding flippase, which yields MNRSIASGVVSVVSAKVVVLVVTALSTPLLYRFLGASAFGEYAFLLSLFAIYMIFVSSGVTDGVRKFLAEDRAAANWSEHVVGFYFRLAVLLSVLGACLLVIATRFGIVALAFGPELTTYFYVLAALVISAQFRDYARKTLMGFGLERYSEPLKVLDKLGFVAVAIPLTYVGLGVMGALAGHLFASVLVAAVGLLLVHRRIPLSCAFTRPSTRFPRREMLTFNSMSIALIFLLMSLYHIDIVMLHRFRTDAAVGNYRAALTLAEFLWFVPMAIQTVFVHSTSELWSQNRYRKISALASRTTRYTFLLTAVMAVGLAALADVAVPIYFGAEAEPAITPLLLLLPGALGFALARPILAVSQGEGTLRYPVVATGGAALINLVLNVALIPRYGMQGAAVATSIGYGSMFVCHCWSARLVGFDPLADARLGRAVLTTVLAAVPIVALSTAIANPWLALVVVPPVGFAIFVAFALLVGALDPAEPFEVLSAFPDPIGSTADAIAGRIAAGGSDGATRNWLQILLFVVGLSLLVSGLALGVLDPGV from the coding sequence GTGAACAGAAGTATCGCGAGCGGCGTCGTCTCGGTCGTCAGTGCGAAAGTCGTCGTTCTCGTCGTCACTGCGCTCTCGACGCCGCTACTCTACCGGTTTCTCGGCGCATCGGCGTTCGGCGAGTACGCGTTTCTGCTGTCTCTCTTCGCGATTTACATGATCTTCGTCAGTTCCGGGGTCACCGACGGGGTCCGGAAATTCCTCGCGGAGGACCGCGCCGCGGCGAACTGGAGCGAACACGTCGTCGGCTTCTACTTCCGGCTGGCGGTCCTCCTCTCGGTCCTCGGAGCCTGCCTGCTGGTCATCGCGACCAGATTCGGGATCGTCGCCCTCGCGTTCGGACCCGAGCTGACGACGTATTTCTACGTCCTCGCCGCGCTCGTGATTTCGGCGCAGTTTCGCGATTACGCGCGGAAGACGCTCATGGGATTCGGCCTCGAGCGGTACTCGGAACCGCTCAAGGTTCTCGACAAGCTCGGCTTCGTCGCGGTCGCGATTCCGCTGACTTACGTCGGCCTCGGTGTGATGGGGGCGCTGGCGGGTCACCTGTTCGCGAGCGTCCTCGTCGCCGCGGTCGGGCTCCTCCTCGTCCACCGACGGATTCCGCTGTCATGCGCGTTCACTCGCCCGTCGACGCGGTTTCCTCGGAGAGAGATGCTCACGTTCAACTCGATGAGTATCGCGCTGATCTTCCTGCTGATGTCGCTCTATCACATCGACATCGTGATGCTCCACCGGTTCCGGACGGACGCGGCAGTCGGTAACTATCGAGCGGCGCTGACGCTCGCCGAGTTCCTCTGGTTCGTTCCGATGGCGATTCAGACGGTCTTCGTTCACTCGACGTCGGAGCTGTGGTCACAGAACCGCTACCGGAAGATTTCGGCGCTCGCCTCGCGGACGACGCGTTACACGTTTCTGCTGACGGCCGTGATGGCGGTCGGACTCGCGGCGCTGGCGGACGTCGCCGTTCCGATCTACTTCGGTGCCGAGGCCGAGCCGGCGATCACGCCCCTGTTGCTGTTGCTCCCCGGCGCGCTCGGATTCGCCCTCGCGCGACCGATTCTCGCGGTGTCACAGGGAGAAGGGACGCTCCGGTATCCGGTCGTGGCCACCGGCGGCGCAGCGCTGATCAACCTGGTACTCAACGTCGCCCTTATTCCGCGCTACGGGATGCAGGGTGCGGCCGTCGCGACCAGCATCGGATACGGGTCGATGTTCGTCTGCCACTGCTGGAGCGCTCGACTCGTCGGCTTCGATCCGCTCGCGGACGCGCGACTCGGCCGCGCAGTCCTGACGACCGTCCTCGCGGCCGTTCCGATCGTCGCCCTCTCGACGGCGATCGCGAACCCGTGGCTCGCGCTCGTAGTCGTCCCGCCCGTCGGATTCGCGATCTTCGTCGCGTTCGCGCTCCTCGTCGGCGCACTGGATCCGGCCGAACCGTTCGAGGTACTGTCAGCGTTTCCGGACCCGATCGGGTCGACCGCGGACGCGATCGCCGGTCGAATCGCGGCCGGCGGGAGCGACGGTGCGACTCGTAACTGGTTGCAGATCCTCCTGTTCGTCGTCGGACTGTCCCTGCTCGTCTCGGGGCTCGCATTGGGCGTCCTCGATCCCGGCGTGTGA